One Desmodus rotundus isolate HL8 chromosome 4, HLdesRot8A.1, whole genome shotgun sequence DNA segment encodes these proteins:
- the CFAP184 gene encoding cilia- and flagella-associated protein 184 has protein sequence MDDSSEPTAAPEPEDGDVVSLASRLSGIKASSGPQSPAEPAEPEPEAVETSEGGVAAAQPLETAEPPEPAEPAEPTELPAPTESDEPAELAELREGPATTEAEGEEGSGEREEPAEAEPEQPAEPGTAGGPEEPEKEEREEAQEGEEEEEKEEEASEEARRKKAALRVSLRLSTASQEEAALVREAERKGPEEEEAEYEESKRKSLEGSGTKSDFWQKGLDEESRYEDSEWTEEVQRLQEQQLRSELLDQYRSLMVERSHYQRYNTYLQHKICQALRKKKGLDAAEVPEMGPEPEAPEKEHAYISYLAVLEELRKQRADDLAWYHQELGQLKQQCKENLSRVEKEWRRFQALKKQVVMQAMGSCRMRGGRQAALREVEQLQALEEKKEKEMSAVRLENVQLKQSLVHFETRMRAQEDTTEGLLLIDFEQLKIENQTFNEKVEERNEELLKLHNKVNNNVRIITHVKEMLHFVDIENACKNSQLLEVDSQVALRRDILTKTKQARDSLRIDNVKLNQKCGLLGKESLLRDMEEKVGKTELLKERLESLKRHHAGLTLSCRGMKRKIREAKAFLPS, from the coding sequence ATGGACGACTCCTCCGAGCCCACTGCGGCCCCTGAGCCGGAAGACGGAGATGTGGTGAGCCTAGCCTCGCGGCTGTCCGGAATCAAGGCCAGCTCTGGCCCCCAGTCCCCCGCCGAGCCCGCGGAGCCGGAGCCGGAAGCCGTAGAGACTTCGGAGGGAGGTGTCGCCGCGGCCCAGCCCCTCGAGACAGCTGAGCCCCCCGAGCCGGCTGAGCCCGCTGAGCCCACCGAGCTCCCCGCGCCAACCGAGTCGGACGAGCCTGCCGAGCTCGCCGAGCTCCGGGAAGGGCCGGCGACCACCGAGGCTGAGGGCGAGGAGGGATCCGGAGAGCGGGAGGAGCCGGCCGAGGCCGAGCCAGAGCAGCCAGCCGAGCCGGGGACCGCAGGTGGGCCGGAGGAAccggagaaggaggagagggaggaggcgcAGGAGGgcgaggaagaggaggagaaggaagaggaggcatCGGAGGAGGCAAGGAGGAAGAAAGCCGCGTTGCGCGTCTCTCTGCGGCTGTCCACAGCCAGCCAGGAGGAGGCTGCGCTAGTCCGAGAGGCTGAGCGGAAGGGACcggaggaagaggaagcagagtACGAAGAGAGCAAAAGGAAGAGTTTGGAAGGAAGCGGTACGAAAAGCGATTTCTGGCAGAAAGGTCTGGACGAGGAATCCAGGTACGAGGACTCGGAATGGACGGAGGAGGTGCAGAGGCTGCAGGAGCAGCAGCTGCGCTCTGAGCTCCTGGACCAGTACCGCTCCCTGATGGTAGAGCGGAGCCACTACCAGCGCTACAACACGTACCTGCAGCACAAGATCTGCCAGGCGCTGCGCAAAAAGAAGGGCCTGGATGCGGCTGAAGTGCCCGAAATGGGCCCGGAGCCCGAGGCCCCCGAGAAGGAGCACGCCTACATCAGCTATCTGGCCGTGCTGGAGGAGCTCAGGAAGCAGCGGGCCGACGACCTGGCCTGGTATCACCAGGAGCTAGGCCAGCTGAAGCAGCAGTGCAAGGAGAACCTCTCCAGGGTGGAGAAGGAATGGCGAAGATTCCAGGCACTCAAGAAGCAGGTGGTGATGCAGGCCATGGGCAGCTGTCGGATGAGGGGTGGTCGCCAGGCCGCTCTGCGAGAGGTGGAGCAGCTCCAGGCActggaggagaagaaggagaaggagatgagCGCCGTGAGGCTAGAGAATGTACAGCTGAAACAGAGCCTGGTGCATTTTGAAACCAGGATGAGGGCGCAGGAGGACACCACGGAGGGCCTGCTCCTCATTGATTTTGAACAGCTTAAGATTGAGAACCAGACCTTCAATGAGAAAGTTGAGGAGAGAAATGAGGAGCTTCTGAAGCTACACAACAAAGTGAACAACAACGTGCGAATAATTACCCATGTGAAAGAAATGTTACACTTTGTGGATATCGAAAATGCATGCAAAAACTCACAGCTTTTGGAAGTTGACAGTCAGGTAGCCCTAAGGAGGGACATCCTGACCAAGACTAAGCAAGCTCGAGACAGTCTGCGGATTGACAACGTCAAGCTGAATCAGAAGTGTGGGCTTCTGGGCAAGGAGTCACTACTTCGGGACATGGAAGAGAAAGTGGGCAAGACTGAATTGCTCAAGGAGCGCCTAGAATCCCTGAAGCGCCACCACGCCGGGCTCACTCTGTCCTGCAGAGGCATGAAGCGGAAGATCCGGGAAGCCAaggccttcctcccttcctga